AATGGGGAGACACAGCACAAACGCCAGGGCCAAGAGGCCAGCCCATGGGGACTTATAATTCTGCTACTTTTGCTGTCAACTCACCTTATTTCATAGCCAAGAACATCACCTTCAAGGTCACTACCTCTTCCCAATTCCATCGCTAATTTCTCTTCACGATTAATGATTTTGAGGTGGTTCTGAGATCACACAGTTCTCTAAAGTGTACACATTTCAGTGGCAATTTGTGTGGCAATTTGTGTCATAGTAAAAGACTCGGTGTGAAACCTccacttctttttttaaataatttggaGTGACTATATCAAACACGGCAATTCACTAAGCGACGCGATATGTTCACAAGcatgaaagaaacaaaagtcTACAAGTCGACTTGAACCGATGTTACGGCGACAGTCTTCGTTGATATGTTTTAGGTTTTTCATTTAAAGGTGCTGAAATTCGCCTATTCGTGATTTGTGACATCATTATCTAACAATGACATGTATTAAAGTTCGTCCTTCCGGGGGATTGATGCAGAACACCACGCCGGTGCCAAAACCGGGCGCAATAGGGAAGCAGGCGGTGGCGTTCCGGATATCGGCGGACACGGCTGCGTTCTTGGGGTGCAGATTCTTGGGAGCTCAGGACACACTCTATGACCATCTGGGCAGGCATTATTACAAGGATTGCTACATTGAAGGCTCTGTGGATTTCATCTTTGGCAATGCTCTCTCACTCTTTGAGGTTACAACCCCCTTCTTCTCTCATCTTCATTTTCTACATTTCAATTGAGGGAAAGAACAATTCTAACATCGTGACTGGATTGTGAATTCTGGTCCTCTGTCTTCCTTGCATTCCTGCTTGAATAAATAAAAGACTTACCTAAGCTCAATTGTAATAAATCAAACTAATCAAATTCCAGAATTAAACACCGTTATCATCACTTTTTTTGTCCATAATATGATTGGCTCTACATATCACCTCAAAGACAGAGTAAGAGAACATGATAAACTTATTCCAATTCATGTCACCTGTTGAGTTGATTTGGTAAGAGCAGGGGATTTTCCTGTTTTCCTtagctttttcatttctttatctttatttatgtgtgttttttttttaacataacttAATGGCCACAAAAATTTAGCTTTTGGAAGTTCATTTTTGAGGGAGTGTCTAGTGGTCCAACTCCTCTCAAGCCATAAGTCAGCACCACCATTTTGCAGGCCTATGAAGCCAGCTTTAACTTTTCAAGGACGGCTAATAGAGTGGGCACTTTGGTAGGAAAAGCTCTTCTAAAACCTAAAGTATTGAATGAAATGCTTGCATCATGAATGATGACATTTTATATCGAGGAGGTTGCACCCTTAAATCTTCATCTAAGACTTGTTTATGAAATGGCACTTTGGCATGCTGGTGATTTGAGCTGAAGTTCATTTTTCTAACACGAGACCGTTGGACCAGATTGCTCGGTGCACTCCCGATGTAAGGATTGTCCTAAAGGATACTTATGTCACGGCATTTTTACAAATGACATGCTTTTGTCATTTCACTAAACTCTGGTATGCATGTGTGTGATGCTACGATTCATAAGGCAATCCGGTGATGGTTACGTGGGATGCAGAGTTGTCACGTGCACGCGATAGCACAACACATGGGCGCGCTGACGGCTCAAGGGAGGAGCAGCATGTTGGACGACACGGGGTTCTCTTTCCTCAACTGTAAGGTCACGGGCTCCGGCGCGCTATATCTCGGGAGGGCGTGGGGTCCCTTTTCGAGGGTCGTCTTCGCCTACACCTGGATGGACAACATCATCATCCCCAAGGGTTGGTATAACTGGGGAGACCCAAGTCGCGAAATGTAAGTTGATGCGCGCACGCACACACGATCGTCCTCCTATCTTCCACATTGAttagttctcttccatcaaaTTGGCACTAATTCAAGTCTATCCAATAATTTTTCGGGATAAGCTCAAAAATAGGAAGTCTCTTGATCGGGCATTGTTTAGAGGTCCACCCAAAGATCCAGTTCTAATTGTGCTATTTTAGCCTTCTCCTAGGTGCAAAATATAGTAGGCCTTCTTTTACTAAAATGCCAAGATGCTTCCTTTGCACTTTGGCCGAATTCATTGAATAAATGTTCACTTTTATTATCAAGTTCTTGTGTTCCTCCCTTCCTAGAAACTAGGCAATCTCCCCCCTTCTTGAAGATGGTTGATCTTCCCTTCTTCGTACCGACATCTTCAAATGAAACCACCATATCGACATGGTCATCGGCTCACTCAAACCCcgaatttcataaaattttgaagtaaCTTCTCGgaataatttttggaaaaaatttaggTCTATGGTCCAACTATTCCAAATACCTTTTCATATGATCCTAGGTCATGAAGCACCACCACTATCACATTGTCCTCAACGAACCTAGTGCTTTGGACGGTGCCACCACCTTTTTTCCAATCAAGCCAAGCTTATGGGTCTACGTCTTTGTCATCTTACTCTTTTTCCCCTTATGCTCAGCTCTCTGCAAATATCATATTATATCACCAATTCTAACCGCCGAAATGACGTAACTGCCCTCCCGAATACTCATGCACCGGTCACCTATTCCCTTTGCGAGCACGGCCGGGGGCAGCTTCGGAATTTCGTAAATGGAAAGAGCTAGGACTTAAGAGGAATAAGTGACCTAAGTGCCAtgtcctttctctttttccctatGCAACATCTACGTGTAATGCACCTCACTAGGGCATACCCAGAAACATTAAAAACCCTAGACCACCTTACCTAATCCATACAATCCCACCAAGGCATATCTCTCTAGGGTCTGCaaatttttggcacttataCTAAAGTTGGCCTTACACTTGCAATCATGCGCATAGGATAATGCTTTTTGTATAGACATGCTCATCTCATTCTATTCGTATATACTTCTACACATTCTCTACAAGCAAGATTAGGGCAGGACACATCTATAACGATTTAATTTTGGCAAGTGGGTTCATTTTATCGAGGGGTCAATATTTTCActttaaaaagtattttaatACTAATGATGTTTAAGTTCCTAACTGTTGGGAGTGTGGGGGAATGCAGGACTGTGTTCTATGGGCAGTACAAGTGCATTGGCCCAGGGGCAAGCTTTGCAGGGAGAGTGTCATGGTCAAGAGAGCTCACTGATGAGGAAGCTAagccttttctctctcttagctTCATCGATGGATCTGAATGGATCAAGATGTAATATCACCATTGGGATCAAGATGTAGAAATCCACCATTGATTGCGTCCTAAATAATGTTAGATACGTGTTGATTCGCTAAAGTGGTATACGAAATGACGCCGTCGATTTTTACTAAACGTTGCTCGTTTAAAATACCCATTTGCATTGTCGGAAAATAGTATCGGCCCAGGTCTACGTCCATTGGAACGAAGTCTAGCTTCTTGATGAAAATCATTGTTGTAAAATCTCCAATTCATTCCCTCTAGATGAGTAATATTACATTGTCCTTAAGCATAATAAGTGGGCAAAAgcaggaacaagaagaaaaattcTTATCCTCCCCACGCAAATCTTCACCACATCCTCTTGTCCACCTCTTTGCCACCTTCACTGTGCCTCTCAAGCTTACCTAGTATGGCATTCTTGAAATTAATCACCTCCTGGGCTCTTGAGCAAGCGCTCTGCATCCTAGCCCCGCTCAAGCTGCTCCTCGAGCCCATCGCTTCGTGGAGCGAGAGCCGCCTCTTAGACCCCGGCTCAGGCCTCTGCTTTGGCGCGCTCTGCGACCTCAGCTTCGCCACGGACGACTCTGTGCTCGCCATGTAATTCGGGGACTTCCCACTTATTTGCCCCAAGGCAGGAGTCGTCTCCGCAGGCGCTCCTGTTGGACGGGGTGACGGGCCCACTGGGCCCGCATCGGCAGGAGCTAGTAAGTCGGGGCGTGCTGTGCGCGGTGGAGAACTGGCACTCGTTGCCGTCCAGGGCCCATTCGGGGTCGTGGAGGTTCCGGCGCTCAGGGACCAACAGGCGGGACGGGACCCGGAGCGGCAGCGGAGAGGAGAATGTGGGGTGGGGATGAGGTGGTGGGGGCCCAACATAGAGATCTGGATCAGAGAGGTGTGGCCTCATGGGCCTTGAATGGGGCCCGCCAGTGTCAACTTCCACGATCTTTGGGCTTCCTTCGGCGGTGGCGATGACTGTTGCGGTGTCGAGAGACGGGGAGAGCCTCCTGCTATGAAGAGATGCTGTGGATTCACTTCCTGCATCATCCAATCTCTCCTGAAAAGTTGAGaagaatgaacaggtgaattcCGGTGCAACGAAAACGTGGCTTTATCTGCTAGATTCAATGGAATGTTGCTGATTGACATTGCTAATCAGCAATCCCGATCGGGAGCCACGGCATTAGAAATCCGGCCCGGAATTCAGCTTTTACGGCACAGTTATTCACCGATCTTTCGGTTAAGATCGGCCTGTTATCTCTAGAGTAAATTTTATCACGCCCCTCAAATTTCAAGAATTTCTAGGATTATTCCTATTGAAATGATTACGACACGCCTAAAGAAATCGAGAAGTAGCGGATGCTGGCGTGTTTCTACGGCTAAATTGTACCGTGGATTGTCGCGCCCGGGGCTCGGCGGGCTGTGGAAACTTCGGGGACGGCGAGTGGAGCGCGAGCTCGGCGGGAACGGACGGTGGCCTGAGCTCGGAAGAGAGATTGCATGCAGTGGAATGCAGCAGTGGCTTGCTTCCTCACCATATAGCCCCTCACCACCGCCTGTAGCTTCACAAGCCCTCGCAGCGCTCTCAGCGCCTTTCTTGCCTGTTTCACATCCAAAGACATTCACATacagaacaaaacaaagaaggGAAATCTTCAAAATGCTCACCAAATATCCCCTGAAATTAGCCTGAATCTTCACAGCGGCCCACCTCTGGCCGCCGCCGAGCACGGAGCTCCTGCCACGGCTAGTGAGCCTAACGACGGCCACCGCCGCCTgagccgccgccaccgccgcccccgccgccgccgcggtgGCTGCGGCCACCGCGATCGAGTGCTTTCTCTGCTCCTCCTCGTGCTCCTCTTCGCAGAACGACCTCAGCCAGGCGGCTTCGGCCGCCGATATATTCGGCGGGATTGTCGCCGGGTTGCCGCACAGGCCCCGGACGCGGCGGTCGGCAGCGTCCTTGACTTCTTTACCCTTCTTGATCCCGAACAAACCCTTGAGCCACCTGACTGCTCTGCCCATTTTGAGAAAAACCACCAGCAACTTCTGAAAATGAATCAGAAAACAAACGAAAAACAAAAGCTTTGGCAGGTTAATCGACGCAGTTGGGTCAGCTTGttcttcccttttcctctctctcttttccggTTTCGTGCAAAGCGGATCTTGGATTCGTTAAGAACAGAGCTGCGATCATTTGTGAAAAGAAgacaagttttcttttttctttttgttaaagaCGAGAAGGcagagaaaaggaacaaaagggAAGCGAAGAGGCGGGAAACTTTGATGTTTTCTATACTGTTGTGTTTGCTGTCGTGTTGAGGAGGAGCTGTCGTCAACCTCGAGCAAAACAGCATTAGGAGACGAAAAATGGGACTGAAACATGCAGAGGCTGTACGCTTGAGAGGATGACTTGTCGAACTGTGCCGGAGGGTTTCCCCCCCgccaaaaaaagataaaaaagataaacTTTTTCGGTTAATACAAATAAatattggaattttcatttatgggTGTTCATAAAAAGTTGCAAATCACGTAAATTTGGCTAAATAAAGGAGAAGATTGTGTGTTTGTGTTCAAGATCGTCGATATATTTTATCCGATTGAGCTTCGATTTGGAGAGAGTTACTGTACGAATTCCTACTTAATATCATTGAAGTTTTCTTTCCGTCAAATTATTAAGTGGGTCTATTCCTGACTATCATCGTATGTCTCCCTATTCTACCTAAAAACTGAccctattttttatttggcgtaaaaaattcaaattaataaaTCGTGTCATTTTGTTGCAACAACATATGTTGGCCAAATGATGGTATTCTTATTTCTTCATGTTAAAGACATGATTTCTGGTTAATCGGTTCTCGCATAGAATCAGCATTTTTTATGTCGGAACCGGAAAAGGGGTCTCCCTTGACCCAAGAATCGGTCCCGGTCCACATCTTTTTCGGGCCGATCCTCTGGTCGACCCGGATCCGATGAACACCCCCTCACTTAATTCCCACGGCAAACAGGCGCGCGAAATGAAATGAACTGGAAGTTGTTTCCGAGGGACAGGCTTGCGAATGCAGACAACATCCGCCGTGCTCGCAGTAAATGAAAAGTCAACGTCAATGAACAGCAACTTTTCTAGGACACTTTTGTTGTTTCTCTTCGCCCGGAGTGGATGGCGATGATAATTCTAATATCGCGACAAGATCTTCCTCTGCTTGGGTCGCAGACGAATCTGACTGCTGATGTTTTCCAGGATTCCTTGC
This genomic interval from Rhodamnia argentea isolate NSW1041297 chromosome 4, ASM2092103v1, whole genome shotgun sequence contains the following:
- the LOC115749113 gene encoding probable pectinesterase 53 isoform X2, whose translation is MPGNKLFPTSHVLVLVLFLLLNSRTSLCHTKGLRPGNPAGKQPPQNATRTQYSEQQFMRWVKFVGSLKHSVFRTAKNKLFPSYTLTVDKNPAAGDFTTIQGAIDSLPFINLLRVVIKVHAGVYKEKVIIPPLKSFITIEGAGADKTIVQWGDTAQTPGPRGQPMGTYNSATFAVNSPYFIAKNITFKNTTPVPKPGAIGKQAVAFRISADTAAFLGCRFLGAQDTLYDHLGRHYYKDCYIEGSVDFIFGNALSLFESCHVHAIAQHMGALTAQGRSSMLDDTGFSFLNCKVTGSGALYLGRAWGPFSRVVFAYTWMDNIIIPKGWYNWGDPSREMTVFYGQYKCIGPGASFAGRVSWSRELTDEEAKPFLSLSFIDGSEWIKM
- the LOC115749112 gene encoding protein IQ-DOMAIN 25-like, which codes for MGRAVRWLKGLFGIKKGKEVKDAADRRVRGLCGNPATIPPNISAAEAAWLRSFCEEEHEEEQRKHSIAVAAATAAAAGAAVAAAQAAVAVVRLTSRGRSSVLGGGQRWAAVKIQANFRGYLARKALRALRGLVKLQAVVRGYMVRKQATAAFHCMQSLFRAQATVRSRRARAPLAVPEVSTARRAPGATIHGEIG
- the LOC115749113 gene encoding probable pectinesterase 53 isoform X1, producing MPGNKLFPTSHVLVLVLFLLLNSRTSLCHTKGLRPGNPAGKQPPQNATRTQYSEQQFMRWVKFVGSLKHSVFRTAKNKLFPSYTLTVDKNPAAGDFTTIQGAIDSLPFINLLRVVIKVHAGVYKEKVIIPPLKSFITIEGAGADKTIVQWGDTAQTPGPRGQPMGTYNSATFAVNSPYFIAKNITFKNTTPVPKPGAIGKQAVAFRISADTAAFLGCRFLGAQDTLYDHLGRHYYKDCYIEGSVDFIFGNALSLFEAYEASFNFSRTANRVGTLSCHVHAIAQHMGALTAQGRSSMLDDTGFSFLNCKVTGSGALYLGRAWGPFSRVVFAYTWMDNIIIPKGWYNWGDPSREMTVFYGQYKCIGPGASFAGRVSWSRELTDEEAKPFLSLSFIDGSEWIKM
- the LOC125314895 gene encoding protein IQ-DOMAIN 25-like, translated to MLGPHHLIPTPHSPLRCRSGSRPACWSLSAGTSTTPNGPWTATSASSPPRTARPDLLAPADAGPVGPSPRPTGAPAETTPALGQISGKSPNYMASTESSVAKLRSQSAPKQRPEPGSKRRLSLHEAMGSRSSLSGARMQSACSRAQEVINFKNAILGKLERHSEGGKEVDKRMW